Proteins encoded within one genomic window of Solibaculum mannosilyticum:
- a CDS encoding ABC transporter ATP-binding protein, producing MNAVGIDDLSKTYAGGKKAVDHVSISLAQGEVFGFLGPNGAGKTTTVKLLNGMLTPSSGSCRVFDMDPVQNPEKVHAVSGVVTEHAQMYDNLTGLQNLVFYGCLFGISTSESEKRAEVLLKQLDLTDAKNQKLSVYSTGMRQRLSLARALIHEPKVLFLDEPTSGLDPESTQNVNSLIRNLAREKGITIFLCTHQLRYAQEICTRYGLIEKGELLALGTLEQLRSKILSGMTVRIKAGHLTSQLPYRKVGEQIFEIDVKSEEEIPRIIRQIVQGGGDIYHVSAKKPSLEDIYFALTAKGKEEIQ from the coding sequence ATGAATGCTGTTGGAATCGATGATCTGTCAAAAACATATGCCGGTGGGAAAAAAGCGGTAGATCACGTGAGCATTAGCTTGGCACAGGGGGAAGTCTTTGGATTCTTAGGGCCCAACGGAGCCGGAAAAACAACCACCGTCAAGCTGCTGAATGGGATGCTTACCCCTTCTTCGGGAAGCTGTAGGGTATTTGACATGGATCCAGTGCAGAATCCGGAAAAGGTACACGCTGTATCCGGAGTTGTCACAGAACACGCGCAGATGTACGACAATCTCACGGGTCTTCAAAATCTTGTATTTTACGGTTGCCTATTCGGTATCAGCACCAGTGAAAGTGAAAAACGCGCCGAAGTCCTTCTGAAACAGCTGGATTTGACCGATGCCAAAAATCAGAAACTTTCAGTCTATTCCACCGGTATGCGTCAACGTCTCTCCTTGGCACGAGCCTTGATTCATGAACCCAAAGTCCTATTTTTAGATGAACCTACTTCTGGACTGGATCCGGAAAGCACTCAAAATGTCAATTCACTCATTCGTAATCTGGCACGGGAAAAGGGAATTACCATCTTTCTCTGCACCCATCAGCTGCGTTATGCCCAAGAGATTTGTACCCGTTATGGACTCATAGAAAAAGGGGAACTTCTCGCCTTAGGCACTTTAGAACAGCTTCGCTCTAAAATTCTCTCCGGCATGACAGTGAGAATCAAGGCAGGGCATCTTACCAGTCAACTTCCTTACCGAAAAGTGGGAGAACAGATTTTCGAAATAGATGTCAAGTCCGAAGAAGAAATCCCACGTATCATCCGCCAGATTGTACAGGGCGGCGGAGATATCTATCATGTGTCGGCCAAAAAGCCTTCTCTGGAGGACATTTACTTCGCCTTAACTGCCAAAGGAAAGGAGGAAATTCAATGA
- a CDS encoding helix-turn-helix domain-containing protein — translation MKEKEINLGPILVENRHKRGITQDELAEYMGVSKAAVSKWETQSTYPDITLLPGLATFFNISIDELMGYQPQMTKSDIRKLYRQLCMDFSTKPFDEVMEHCRQMAKKYFSCPPLLFQIGVLFVNHSTLANSREKTTDVLEEALGYFIRVKDESDDIELAKQALNMEALCLLTLGRANEVLDLLEPAELSLTSVEPLLASAYHMSGQIEQSKRVLQIGVYQSIVNLLNLLLSYMGLCCDDAKTFEETYRRTYTIAEAFQIEDLHPGLLMPFFISAAQGFMILGDEEKALDLLEQYVNLVTRDIYPLHLHGDSYFNLLDDWFETTLTLGSDLPRDETIIRKSMTEAVVKNPTFAPLADNTQFQRIKQRLKANEEV, via the coding sequence GTGAAAGAAAAAGAAATCAATCTCGGCCCCATCTTGGTTGAAAACCGCCATAAACGTGGGATTACACAGGATGAACTGGCGGAATATATGGGCGTTTCCAAAGCGGCTGTCTCAAAATGGGAAACACAATCCACTTATCCAGACATCACCCTTCTTCCTGGCCTAGCTACATTTTTTAACATCAGCATCGACGAGTTAATGGGATACCAACCCCAGATGACAAAATCCGATATCCGTAAACTTTATCGTCAGTTATGCATGGACTTCTCTACAAAGCCCTTTGACGAGGTTATGGAACACTGTCGGCAAATGGCCAAGAAATACTTCTCCTGTCCTCCCCTGCTTTTCCAGATAGGAGTATTGTTTGTCAACCACAGCACGCTGGCAAACAGTCGAGAAAAAACAACGGATGTCCTAGAAGAAGCTCTAGGATACTTTATCCGAGTAAAAGACGAGAGCGACGATATTGAATTGGCAAAACAGGCTCTCAATATGGAAGCCTTGTGTCTATTGACTCTCGGCCGTGCCAATGAAGTCTTGGACCTGCTGGAACCAGCAGAACTCTCTTTGACCTCTGTCGAACCGCTGTTGGCATCCGCCTATCATATGTCCGGACAGATCGAACAGTCCAAACGTGTATTACAAATTGGGGTTTATCAGTCGATTGTTAATCTACTCAACCTTTTACTCTCTTACATGGGATTGTGTTGTGATGATGCAAAAACCTTCGAGGAAACCTATCGGCGTACGTACACCATCGCTGAAGCATTCCAGATAGAAGATCTGCATCCAGGTCTTCTCATGCCCTTTTTCATCTCTGCCGCACAAGGCTTTATGATTTTAGGCGATGAAGAGAAGGCTTTGGATCTTCTAGAACAATACGTGAATCTAGTCACCAGGGACATCTATCCTCTTCATCTGCACGGGGATTCCTATTTTAATCTACTGGACGATTGGTTCGAAACCACTTTGACTTTGGGCAGTGATCTCCCTCGCGATGAAACCATCATCCGGAAAAGTATGACGGAAGCTGTTGTAAAAAATCCGACGTTTGCACCTCTTGCGGACAATACCCAGTTTCAAAGGATCAAGCAACGCCTAAAGGCAAATGAGGAGGTTTAG
- a CDS encoding PepSY domain-containing protein, protein MKSKKVFVLVTATVLSLSLLAGCDTTAETNPTASNQVSTATTNVSMSENTSRTSTSYITEEEAKQIALTHAGVAEEDTSFLYVKQDYDDGRAEYDVEFFAGGKEYDYEIDASTGDILSSDFDAEYYSSSSGLPSDPNTGSYIGEDKAKEIALNHAGLSSESDVTFVRVKLDYDNGRAEYDVEFYQGNTEYDYEIDASNGDILSYDYDAEYYSPSSTDNYIGDSQAKSIALAHAGLSEDQVTRLSVKLDHDDGRAEYEVEFHVGRTEYNYDIDAANGDILSYEKDSD, encoded by the coding sequence ATGAAAAGTAAGAAAGTATTTGTTCTTGTGACTGCAACCGTCCTCAGTCTTTCCCTTTTGGCTGGATGCGATACGACTGCTGAAACCAATCCCACAGCATCCAATCAAGTTTCCACAGCAACTACCAACGTTTCCATGTCCGAAAATACATCCCGTACGTCCACATCTTATATCACCGAAGAGGAAGCAAAACAGATTGCACTTACTCATGCCGGCGTCGCTGAAGAGGATACCTCTTTCCTCTATGTGAAACAAGACTATGACGACGGCCGAGCGGAATACGATGTGGAATTTTTCGCTGGAGGCAAAGAATATGACTATGAGATCGACGCTTCCACTGGGGATATCCTTTCCTCTGACTTCGATGCAGAATACTACTCCTCTTCTTCTGGACTGCCATCGGACCCGAATACAGGCAGCTATATCGGCGAAGACAAAGCCAAGGAAATCGCTTTAAATCATGCGGGACTGTCGTCAGAATCGGATGTGACGTTTGTCCGTGTGAAGCTGGATTATGACAACGGCAGAGCAGAGTATGACGTGGAGTTCTATCAGGGAAATACAGAATACGATTATGAAATCGATGCTTCTAACGGAGACATTTTGTCATATGATTACGATGCGGAATACTATTCCCCCTCATCTACCGACAATTATATCGGTGATTCCCAAGCAAAGTCCATTGCACTCGCCCACGCGGGATTATCGGAGGATCAAGTCACCCGTTTATCTGTCAAGCTGGATCATGACGACGGGAGAGCGGAATATGAAGTCGAGTTCCATGTCGGCAGAACGGAATATAACTACGATATCGATGCTGCCAACGGCGATATTCTAAGCTATGAAAAAGACAGCGACTGA
- a CDS encoding sensor histidine kinase, with protein sequence MKRLSIKLRITLWFTLLMTLLTAFVLIYLFSVGDLVVASGSQNALISVVTDSVKDIEYDDGELEIDDDLDYFQDGVYLSIYDQSGTLLYGHLPSHFPRETSLLDHQIQTLQNNKSNWYVYDMLYNVPESYETVWVRGIMSSAGSGNAFDAMLKLAIVALPILVLLAAAGGYFLINRAFRPVRQITKTAEQISNDRDLSRRISIGDGKDEIYTLAAAFDHMFDRLQESFEREKQFTSDASHELRTPTAVVISQCEFALENAQTLEEAKSALATVLEQARRMSSLISQLLTLARADQSQTKLHIELINLSELCEMVADQVEEKANEKNISVVTDIEPNLLLRGDETMLMRMLLNLMENGVKYGKTGGHLWIKLHRTKETILGEILDDGIGIASQDLEKVWERFYQVDTARSTSEEGMGLGLPMVKYIVEAHGGSIFVQSTLGQGSKFTFSLPA encoded by the coding sequence TTGTATTAATTTACTTGTTCTCAGTAGGTGATTTAGTTGTGGCCAGCGGTTCTCAGAACGCCCTAATCAGCGTCGTAACGGACAGCGTAAAAGACATCGAATACGACGATGGCGAACTGGAAATCGACGACGATCTGGACTACTTCCAAGACGGCGTTTATCTCTCGATTTACGATCAATCGGGTACCCTTTTGTATGGCCATCTTCCCTCTCATTTTCCAAGGGAGACATCCCTATTGGACCATCAAATACAAACCCTTCAGAATAACAAATCAAACTGGTATGTATACGATATGCTCTACAATGTCCCGGAAAGTTACGAGACCGTTTGGGTACGCGGCATCATGTCCTCTGCAGGCTCTGGAAACGCCTTTGACGCTATGTTGAAGTTGGCCATTGTTGCATTGCCTATTCTTGTTCTCCTTGCCGCCGCCGGAGGATATTTTCTCATCAACAGGGCCTTTCGTCCGGTCAGGCAGATCACCAAAACTGCAGAGCAAATCAGCAATGACAGAGATTTAAGCCGTCGCATCTCCATCGGGGACGGCAAAGACGAAATTTATACCTTAGCAGCCGCTTTTGATCATATGTTTGATCGACTCCAAGAGTCCTTTGAGCGAGAAAAACAGTTTACTTCCGACGCCTCTCATGAACTACGTACCCCTACAGCGGTCGTCATTTCCCAGTGTGAATTCGCCTTGGAAAATGCTCAAACGTTAGAGGAAGCAAAAAGTGCGTTAGCCACGGTTCTGGAACAAGCAAGACGGATGTCCTCTTTGATTTCGCAGCTTCTCACTCTCGCCCGAGCGGATCAATCGCAAACCAAACTGCACATTGAATTGATCAACTTAAGTGAGTTATGTGAGATGGTGGCAGACCAGGTTGAGGAAAAGGCAAATGAAAAAAACATCTCGGTTGTCACGGATATTGAGCCGAATCTGTTATTGCGCGGCGATGAGACTATGCTGATGCGAATGCTGTTAAACCTGATGGAAAATGGCGTCAAATACGGCAAAACAGGCGGTCACTTATGGATAAAACTCCATCGCACGAAGGAAACTATCCTTGGGGAGATTTTAGACGACGGAATTGGAATCGCCTCCCAAGACCTTGAAAAGGTTTGGGAACGTTTTTATCAAGTTGATACTGCGCGCAGCACATCGGAGGAAGGAATGGGCTTGGGATTGCCCATGGTCAAATATATAGTAGAGGCTCACGGTGGTTCGATTTTTGTCCAGAGCACGCTGGGACAAGGCAGTAAATTTACCTTTTCACTTCCTGCATAA